A single region of the Solwaraspora sp. WMMD406 genome encodes:
- the rsmG gene encoding 16S rRNA (guanine(527)-N(7))-methyltransferase RsmG has product MTDLPVPDDRASTGPDGTPSGPARSVENTSEGLPAVPPAAHEVFGARLETAVRYAEFLAADGVLRGLIGPREVPRLWDRHLLNCAALAELIPVGTTVVDVGSGAGLPGLVLAVARPDLSVVLVEPLARRCAFLTEAVRLLGLAASVEVVRARAEEVARDHPDGMAPIVTARAVAPLDRLVGWCLPLVESDGRLLAMKGSSAATEIAEHRAAVVRAGGSDPALRLCGSRWLDPPTVVVEIGWRDGGRTGGGLVRGKARRSVRGATDRRAGRSRRREP; this is encoded by the coding sequence ATGACGGACCTGCCCGTACCAGACGATCGGGCATCTACCGGCCCGGACGGCACGCCGTCCGGGCCGGCCCGGTCTGTGGAGAACACGTCCGAGGGTCTGCCTGCGGTTCCGCCCGCCGCCCATGAGGTGTTCGGGGCGCGGCTGGAGACGGCGGTCCGATACGCCGAGTTCCTCGCTGCCGACGGGGTGCTGCGTGGCCTGATCGGTCCGCGGGAGGTGCCTCGCCTCTGGGACCGTCATCTACTCAACTGCGCCGCGCTGGCCGAGTTGATCCCGGTCGGCACCACCGTTGTCGACGTCGGTTCCGGAGCTGGTCTGCCTGGTCTCGTCCTGGCCGTCGCTCGGCCTGACCTTTCGGTGGTCCTGGTCGAACCGCTGGCCCGGCGGTGCGCGTTCCTCACCGAGGCCGTGCGGCTTCTCGGCCTGGCGGCGTCGGTCGAGGTGGTACGGGCCCGCGCCGAGGAGGTCGCCCGTGACCACCCGGACGGGATGGCACCGATCGTCACGGCCCGTGCGGTGGCTCCGCTGGACCGGCTCGTCGGGTGGTGCCTGCCGCTGGTGGAGTCGGATGGGCGACTGCTCGCGATGAAGGGCAGTTCGGCGGCGACGGAGATCGCCGAGCATCGGGCGGCGGTCGTCCGGGCCGGTGGTTCCGATCCGGCGCTACGGCTCTGCGGCAGTCGCTGGCTCGATCCGCCGACCGTCGTGGTGGAGATCGGGTGGCGTGACGGCGGCCGTACCGGTGGCGGCCTGGTACGCGGTAAGGCGCGCCGGTCGGTGCGGGGCGCGACCGACCGCCGCGCCGGTCGGTCGCGGCGACGCGAGCCATAG
- a CDS encoding R3H domain-containing nucleic acid-binding protein yields the protein MTDTSLPNADTAVDEENPPTGIADDEDDDLDQAEGDAADDAAPATAAPSESELFRQSEIAADYVEGLLDILDYDGDIDELVSAGRPMVEVVGGQLSPLIGQRGATLEALQELTRLAIFRQTGTPSRLLLDVGGYRANRRKELAAVAKNAVEKVKEHGEPVRLEPMSAFERKCVHDVVNALDGVVSESEGVEPTRRIVVRPAD from the coding sequence GTGACCGATACCAGCCTGCCCAACGCCGATACCGCTGTCGACGAGGAGAACCCTCCGACCGGGATCGCGGACGACGAGGATGACGACCTCGACCAGGCGGAAGGTGACGCTGCCGACGACGCCGCACCGGCCACGGCGGCACCGAGCGAAAGCGAACTGTTCCGGCAGAGCGAGATCGCCGCGGACTACGTCGAGGGCCTGCTCGACATCCTCGACTACGACGGTGACATCGACGAGCTCGTTTCGGCTGGACGACCGATGGTGGAGGTCGTCGGGGGACAGCTCAGCCCGCTGATCGGCCAGCGTGGTGCCACGCTGGAAGCGTTGCAGGAACTGACCCGACTGGCGATCTTCCGCCAGACCGGTACGCCGAGCCGGCTCCTGCTCGATGTCGGCGGCTACCGCGCGAACCGTCGTAAAGAACTGGCCGCCGTAGCGAAGAACGCGGTCGAGAAGGTCAAGGAGCACGGCGAGCCGGTCCGCCTGGAGCCGATGTCGGCCTTCGAACGCAAGTGTGTGCACGACGTGGTGAACGCCCTCGACGGAGTCGTCAGCGAGTCCGAGGGCGTCGAACCGACCCGTCGGATCGTCGTTCGTCCCGCCGACTGA